In Nicotiana tabacum cultivar K326 chromosome 17, ASM71507v2, whole genome shotgun sequence, one DNA window encodes the following:
- the LOC142172033 gene encoding uncharacterized protein LOC142172033, whose product MVQIEKYINEPHRVRVKCMVSKCGCLLEPSKDGRSNNFKVKKYNPVHKCYTTKKNKFCNSRYLAKIYKRRITSQLGMKVWELKKLIKQELDLYVGRSTAHRARAKILKEIIGDMHREFKILYDYRDMILQTNLGSTCVMKAEDQGDGKLVFSKLYVFLRAMKMGWLEGCRCIISLDGCFLKGVCKGQLLVVVSKDENNQIFSIAWTVVEVENIFNWTWFLKYLTEDLGLEDGCVLGTSLQIGQKSGEDWRGEIVSGDVQELLVLQN is encoded by the exons ATGGTGCAGATTGAGAAGTACATAAATGAGCCACATAGGGTGAGGGTTAAATGTATGGTATCTAAATGTGGATGTCTTCTAGAACCTAGCAAAGATGGCAGATCCAATAATTTTAAGGTGAAAAAATACAATCCAGTGCACAAGTGTTATACAACCAAAAAGAACAAGTTTTGTAATTCAAGATATCTTGCAAAAATATACAAGAGAAGAATTACATCACAACTAGGTATGAAAGTTTGGGAATTGAAAAAATTGATAAAGCAAGAACTGGACCTATATGTAGGGAGATCAACTGCCCATAGGGCTAGAGCTAAGATATTGAAAGAAATCATTGGTGATATGCATCGAGAGTTCAAAATACTCTATGACTATAGAGATATGATTTTGCAGACCAATCTTGGGAGTACATGTGTGATGAAAGCAGAAGATCAAGGTGATGGAAAACTGGTATTTTCTAAACTCTATGTTTTTTTACGTGCCATGAAAATGGGCTGGCTGGAAGGATGCAGATGCATTATTAGCCTTGATGGATGTTTCTTGAAAGGAGTTTGCAAGGGACAACTTCTTGTAGTTGTCTCCAAAGATGAAAACAATCAAATATTTTCAATTGCATGGACAGTTGTAGAGGTGGAGAACATATTCAATTGGACTTGGTTTCTAAAGTATTTAACTGAAGATTTGGGCTTAGAAGATG GATGTGTGCTAGGCACATCTTTGCAAATTGGTCAAAAGAGTGGAGAGGATTGGAGAGGAGAAATAGTTTCTGGAGATGTGCAAGAGCTTCTAGTATTGCAGAATTGA
- the LOC142172032 gene encoding uncharacterized protein LOC142172032, with protein sequence MTWFTEGDRNTSFFHNHVNGKRKKLQLKRIKSGSGVWIEDQEQLATAAVDFYQKQFTNEGDTSEFCLLNNVPSMVTMDQNLELSRLPTIEEVRATVFDLSGESASDPDGFTGLFYQTPWDVIGVDIHNMVLHFYGGAALPKSITHTNLVLLPKKPRVETFSDLRPISLSNFINKVLSRVLHDRLEIFLPSLITPNQSGFVKGRSISENILLTQEIVTDIRLRGNPANVVIKLDMAKAYDRVLWRSLNKLFEDKSFVGFGMPKWSDPLNHLAYADDMIIFASAHPPSLSKIMAVGAITGFARGKLLSCGGKTTLISSVLQSMPVHMLSVLDPPNSIQGHLHKTFARFFWSTKEEGRSRHWASWQNLCLPKEEGGLGFRSLHDVSRALFAKLWWRFRTTKSLWSNFMWNKYCKKEVPTLVHFRGGPHVWRQILNGREEVEHEIVWELKTGTTNIWHENWTGLGALYHVLPEDFLINKDLQEVAELRQWEAWDDQLLDQTFNEEIAEHTRLNVHYESSEGYWDRPYWMPTPSGKFSVSSAWKILRHKADPNQEFKLIWIKGVGVVSSPKRNPLGIYLSQVLLPLSFLFMVGTNVILIRPSKGNPGLSSLGFCVRDDEGDMVYARAVDLGVTTNVVAETKAILQGLEYYVEHDLLPLILETDSLVMKKTEGNSVAEFIANIVFSFVGTSEFHSFFELPSAGRRLINLDKSQSPNLRYAIKNDVYIKGSSREGSELTRSQKGTISKPGLCLAKPA encoded by the exons ATGACTTGGTTTACTGAAGGAGATAGGAATACAAGTTTCTTTCACAATCATGTCAATGGCAAAAGAAAGAAATTGCAACTGAAGAGGATCAAGAGTGGTAGTGGGGTATGGATTGAAGACCAGGAGCAATTGGCTACAGCTGCAGTGGACTTCTATCAAAAACAGTTCACAAATGAAGGTGATACTTCTGAATTTTGCTTGCTCAATAATGTACCTTCAATGGTCACTATGGATCAGAATTTGGAACTTAGTAGATTGCCAACAATTGAAGAAGTAAGGGCAACAGTTTTTGATCTTAGTGGGGAGAGTGCTAGTGATCCTGATGGATTCACTGGCCTGTTTTATCAAACACCCTGGGATGTTATTGGTGTTGATATACACAACATGGTGCTACACTTCTATGGAGGAGCTGCATTGCCTAAATCTATCACTCACACCAATCTAGTGTTGCTGCCCAAGAAACCTAGAGTTGAGACCTTTTCTGACTTAAGACCAATTAGTTTGAGCAACTTCATTAACAAGGTCTTGTCTAGGGTGTTACATGACAGATTGGAGATTTTTTTGCCATCTCTAATAACTCCTAATCAATCCGGATTTGTAAAGGGTAGGAGTATATCTGAGAACATCTTATTGACTCAAGAAATTGTCACTGACATAAGGTTAAGAGGAAATCCAGCTAATGTGGTGATCAAGCTTGATATGGCTAAGGCCTATGATAGGGTTTTATGGAG GTCTTTGAATAAGCTCTTTGAAGACAAGTCATTTGTGGGATTTGGAATGCCTAAGTGGTCTGATCCTTTAAATCACTTGGCATATGCTGATGATATGATAATCTTTGCATCTGCTCATCCTCCCTCTTTGAGCAAGATTATG GCAGTTGGAGCTATTACAGGATTTGCAAGAG gaaagttgttgtcatgtggaGGAAAGACAACACTCATCTCTAGTGTGTTGCAAAGTATGCCAGTTCACATGTTATCAGTCCTTGATCCACCAAACAGCATCCAGGGGCATCTACATAAGACTTTTGCTAGGTTCTTTTGGAGCACAAAGGAAGAAGGGAGAAGCAGACACTGGGCTTCATGGCAAAATCTCTGCCTTCCTAAAGAGGAAGGGGGCCTAGGTTTTAGGTCCTTACATGATGTCTCACGGGCACTGTTTGCTAAACTATGGTGgaggtttaggaccacaaaatctTTGTGGTCTAATTTCATGTGGAATAAGTATTGCAAGAAGGAGGTACCAACATTGGTGCATTTTAGGGGAGGGCCTCATGTTTGGAGACAAATACTGAATGGTAGggaagaagtagaacatgagatcGTATGGGAATTGAAGACTGGAACAACTAATATTTGGCATGAAAATTGGACTGGATTGGGTGCACTTTATCACGTATTACCTGAAGACTTTCTAATCAATAAAGATCTTCAGGAGGTGGCAGAACTGCGGCAATGGGAAGCATGGGATGATCAGCTGCTAGATCAAACTTTCAATGAGGAAATTGCAGAACATACAAGGCTAAATGTGCATTATGAAAGCAGTGAGGGATATTGGGATAGGCCATACTGGATGCCAACTCCTTCAGGCAAGTTCAGTGTTAGCAGTGCTTGGAAAATATTAAGGCATAAGGCTGATCCTAATCAGGAATTCAAGTTAATATGGATTAAAG gtgttggtgttgtcagcagcccCAAGAGGAATCCATTGGGCATATATTTGTCACAAGTCCTACTGCCTCTAAG CTTCCTTTTCATGGTTGGTACAAATGTAATATTGATTAGACCTTCAAAGGGCAATCCTGGACTTAGCTCCCTAGGCTTTTGTGTGAGGGATGATGAAGGTGATATGGTGTATGCTAGGGCAGTAGACCTGGGAGTGACAACTAATGTGGTAGCTGAAACTAAGGCTATTCTTCAAGGGTTGGAATACTATGTGGAGCATGATCTTCTGCCTCTCATATTGGAGACTGAttcattggtgatgaagaagac AGAAGGCAACTCAGTGGCGGAATTTATAGCTAACATTGTGTTCTCTTTTGTAGGTACATCTGAGTTTCATTCATTCTTTGAACTGCCTAGTGCAGGGAGGAGGTTGATCAATCTAGACAAATCTCAATCACCTAACCTTAGG TATGCTATTAAG AATGATGTCTACATTAAAGGTTCTAGTAGGGAAGGATCTGAGCTTACAAGATCACAAAAAGGCACAATTTCAAAgcctggcctttgccttgcaaagcctgcttaA